In Trichocoleus desertorum NBK24, the following are encoded in one genomic region:
- a CDS encoding 5-(carboxyamino)imidazole ribonucleotide synthase, which produces MVSPPAPESLSSNVLETMSADQSGAQPVQRVGVIGGGQLAWMMAGASKKLGVQLVIQTPHATDPAVAIAADTILAAVADAKATEELAARCDVITFENEFVDLEALAQLEAQGTRFRPRLTTLVPLLDKYHQRAYLRDLGLPTPEFLALENQLNSTDLEQLGFPLVLKARRHGYDGQGTFIIQSQAELEEIWQKLDHSPALLEAFVPFERELAVIAARSTSGEVAVYPIVETQQESQVCRRVLAPADIPESVQAEAEAIARTLLNSLQAVGVFGIELFLTADGGILVNEIAPRTHNSGHFSLDACVTSQFEQHLRAVCGLALGNPGLSSDGAVMVNLLGYEQSHSDYLEKRQQIEKIPQARVHWYGKTESRPGRKLGHVTVLLSAQTAPREQALAIAQEVESIWYNRQSF; this is translated from the coding sequence ATGGTTTCACCGCCCGCCCCTGAATCTTTATCTTCCAACGTTTTAGAAACAATGTCTGCTGATCAGTCAGGAGCTCAGCCAGTGCAGCGAGTCGGGGTCATTGGCGGGGGCCAACTCGCTTGGATGATGGCAGGAGCCTCCAAGAAACTAGGAGTGCAGTTGGTGATTCAAACCCCCCATGCCACTGACCCTGCGGTAGCGATCGCGGCTGATACCATTCTGGCTGCGGTGGCCGACGCTAAAGCGACCGAGGAGTTAGCGGCTCGTTGCGATGTGATTACCTTCGAGAACGAATTTGTTGACTTAGAGGCATTGGCGCAATTGGAAGCTCAAGGCACCCGCTTTCGGCCTCGGCTGACGACTTTAGTGCCGCTGCTAGACAAATATCATCAGCGAGCCTATCTGCGCGATCTGGGCTTGCCAACCCCTGAGTTTCTGGCGTTGGAAAACCAACTTAACTCCACCGATCTAGAACAGTTAGGGTTTCCGCTAGTTCTGAAGGCACGTCGCCACGGGTACGACGGTCAAGGGACATTTATTATTCAAAGCCAAGCAGAGCTAGAAGAGATTTGGCAAAAGTTAGACCACTCTCCCGCCCTACTAGAAGCTTTTGTGCCCTTCGAGCGCGAACTAGCGGTGATTGCTGCCCGGAGTACCAGCGGGGAAGTTGCGGTTTATCCAATTGTGGAAACCCAGCAAGAAAGCCAAGTTTGTCGGCGTGTCCTGGCTCCTGCTGATATTCCTGAGAGCGTACAAGCAGAGGCAGAAGCGATCGCCCGTACTCTGCTCAATAGTTTGCAAGCGGTCGGAGTCTTTGGCATCGAGCTATTTCTCACTGCTGACGGCGGAATTCTGGTGAATGAAATTGCCCCCCGCACCCATAATTCTGGTCACTTCAGCCTGGATGCCTGCGTCACTTCCCAGTTTGAGCAACACCTGCGAGCGGTCTGTGGCCTTGCCTTGGGCAACCCTGGCTTAAGTAGTGATGGAGCGGTGATGGTGAATTTGTTGGGGTACGAGCAATCCCACAGTGACTATTTAGAGAAACGTCAGCAAATCGAGAAAATTCCCCAAGCTCGCGTGCATTGGTATGGCAAAACTGAGTCTCGGCCGGGTCGCAAATTAGGTCATGTCACCGTTTTGCTATCAGCCCAAACCGCCCCCAGAGAGCAGGCTTTGGCGATCGCTCAAGAAGTTGAATCCATTTGGTATAACCGTCAGAGCTTCTAG